The DNA region GATGAGGAACGGCAGCTGATGGAGCGTGCGCGCGCCGAAAACTCTGTCGTCGTGGTACAGATGACGCCATTCTACGGCGATGGACCTGACCCGGCTGAGGCCTGATCCCTCAGGCCGCCCGAGCGTGGGCCGTCACCAGTGCCCGCGCCGCGGCCCGATCCAGCAGCGGCAGCGATGGCGTGACATCGGACAGGACGGGGCAGGCCGCCTGGCTGATCTGGCGACCGCCCAGGGCCATCACATCGCCCAGATGTGCCGTTTCCATCGGGCAGTTCTCGACCAATAGACAAGCCGGATCATCCAGCATCAGGTGATAGAAGATCCGCATCGGCTTGGTGCGGTCGCGCACCACCGCGCGGCCTGTGGCCAGATCCGCGGCACTGGCCAGCACGGCGTCGGTCCCGCAGAGGTAATCAACGATGGGGCCCGTTTGCAGAAGCCGGGTCTGGGGCGTGACCACAAGATCGCGGCGCAGCCCGAAATAAGGGGCGCGCAGTCGGATTGGCGCGGTGCGTCCGAGGCATAGCCGGGGACGCGCTTCGATCCAGCGCAGGGGATGGGGCGTGCCTTGACTGTCCAGCAACTCATCTCCGGGGCGCAGCGTCTCGATCGCGCGGGCGCCGTCAACGGTCGCGATCAAAGCCCGCCCTTCGATGCCGGGCAGGTCTGTCGCCGACATGGCGCTTGCCGCGACCGCAGCCACATGGGCGATGGACAAGAAGCCGTCGGACCGGGGCAATGCGTCACCGAGGGTCGATTGAATGGCAAGGCCCGAGCGAAGGATCTGCACGCGATCCTGATCGAAGTTGGTGACCTCGAACACATCATCGCGGCCTTTGGCGCAGGCGATATAGCGCACGCCAAGGGTCTCGCCCGGGCGCAATGTGCCCGGCTCCGTGCACAGATCGATTTCCCCATGCAACAACCGCACGGACCCGTCGGGGATCAGATAAAGGCTGATCGCACGATCTCCACCTGCTGCGCCCTGCCACAGGCGCAAAGGGATGTCGCGCACAACACCGCGACCGCGACGGGGCGCGGGCCTGCGCGGCACGATCAGCTCCAGCCACAAGGTCAGGGCGCGCAACGGCGCGGTTTGCACGACCGGCGGGGACCGAAAGGCCCGTCCCTCATTCCATATGGCTTGCCAGGACATCGTGGATCCCGCGCCTCAGGCCAGCATCGCGCGCGCTTCAAACGCACGCAGCGGCAGGCGGGCGGCAGGGCCATAACCGTCCTTGGTGTCAGGGTCGATATCCGGGAACAACGCCAGAACTTCCTCCTGCACAGCGGCATCGAGGTCGTTCATCACCGTGGGTCCCGGCAGAAAGCTCTCGGTCGCCAGCCCGTCTGAAAAGATGATCTGATGCTGGTCAAACAGCAGGTGGAAATACTCCACCTCGCCATCATCAAAGTCGCCCGGCCCCAACACGCGGACGGAGCAATCGTTGACCAGATCCTTGGCGGCCACCAGCACCTCATCCTCGCCAAACATCACCTCGGCCATCCAATGGGTCAGCATCACGCGATGTTGTGGGGAAACGACAAGGCGGCGATGCATCCCGAAGGTTCCGGCCTCGATGGCGATGGGGGCAAACCGCCCCTCTGCCGCGACCTTGCGCGTGCCGATCCAGCGGATCTCCTGCAAGCCATTGTCACGGGTTGCGATCCGGTCTCCGGGCACAAGAGTTTCGACCGGTTTTTCACCATGCGCCGTCAGGATCATGGTGCCACGGGCAAAACACGGGATCGCCGTGACCGTCACGAAGGCCGTGTCGGTGATGCCGCTGCCATTGTCGACGGTGTAGGTGAAGTGGATTGTCTCGCTCGACGTCAGCCCCGTCTGCGTGGCGGGGGGATCAATCTGCAGTTCGCCCGATGGCAGCAGTGTGACGATGGTGCCGTCCGACAGGGTCACGCTGTCGCCGGGATTAACCTCGACCCCGTTGATATGCGTGATGAAGGCGATCCCGCCCGAGGTCGGGTCGTTGGCCAGCACATCCAGGACGGATGTAAGCCCCTCCAGGTGAGTGATCGAATCCGATTCCGCGACGAACTCGCCCTGGATTGAGCCTGCCGCAATCAGGACATTGGAATCGTAGGCGCTGTCCGCCACGTCGGCGACGCCGATCTTGATGTCGTTGGGCTGGTTGATGTTGACCGGCATCACCAATGTCAGCGTCACGGTGAAGCCGTCCATCTCCGTGTTGTAATCGTCGTCGGTGTTGTTGTTGAACAGCGTGGCATTCTCGGACTGGTTGACCGAGTTGATTTGCGTGACGTTCACCACGGGCGAGGCGACCAGCGCGCCGTTCACCCAGACGCCGAAGATGTCGTTGAAGACCGATCCGGTATATTCCGGATATTCTTCGGACGCGAAGGTGAACTGCATCGTCAGGACATCGGTCGTTGGCGTGAAGTTCACCTCCAGAAAGCTGGCATCGTTGCTGCCGACGAAGCCTGCGATCGCGTTGAAATCCGGGTCATTGGACGGCCCGGGCGTATTGGTGGATGTGCTGTCGGACCGGTTGGGATCCCCGTTTGACTGGGTGATGTGGCTTGCGCGGCCCGTTGACAGGATCACACCGGTGTCTGATGGCGTGACCCCGGGGGCCACGCTGTCGCCGTTGGTGTAGATGCCCGATGACTGGCTCCACCCGGTATAGGACGCCGTATTGACCGTGACGCCGGGCCCAAAGATCGTGTTCGCCATCTGAAGTGCAGACGCACCTTCATTGATGGGTAGCTCGTTGCCTGTAGGCATAGTCTGCCATCACCCTTTCGGGCCGAGGCTTTGCTGTACACGCCACATACGCATGCGATCTGCGTCTCGGGCCGGGCCCGTGCGCGTTCCATGACGATACTCAGTACTCTGCTCGATGCGGCGCTCTTTTCGGGCGTCCGCTGCCTGCCTCGGCGTTTATTATTGAGGCTTGGTTAACATGCAGCCTGTGGATAACGCAGCCTTTCCGGGCGGGTGTGCCATCTTGGTGCCACATTGTGATCCATCGGCCACGCCGTTAGGGTCGGACCCACCACATCCTGTATCCCGAGGCTTTCATGTCACAAATTCCGACCCATGCCCCCGTCGATCCGGTGGCCCTCACGGCCGATCTGATCCGCTGCAACTCGGTCACGCCGCTGGAAGGCGGGGCGCTGGTGTTGCTGGAGGCGCTGTTGTCCGATGCCGGGTTTGACTGCACGCGGGTGGATCGGGGCGGTATCGCGAACCTCTATGCGCGTTGGGGCACGCGCGGCAACGGCAAGGCGTTTGGCTTCAACGGCCACACCGATGTGGTGCCCGTGGGGGATGAAGCGGCCTGGACCCACCCCCCGTTTGGCGCGGAGGTCGACGGCGACTGGATGTACGGGCGGGGCGCCACCGATATGAAATCGGGCGTCGCCGCTTTTGCCGCCGCCGCCATCGACTTCGTGCGTGACACACCTCCCGACGGGGCCATCGTTCTGGCCATCACCGGCGATGAGGAGGGCGAAAGCACCGACGGCACCATAGCGCTGCTGGACTGGATGGAGGAGGTGGGCGAGCGCATCGACGTCTGCATCGTGGGAGAGCCGACCTGCCCCGAGCAGATGGGCGACATGATGAAGATCGGCCGCCGCGGCGCGCTGACCGCGTTTTTTGAGGTCATCGGCAAACAGGGCCATTCCGCCTATCTTCACAAGGTGATCAATCCGATGCCTGCCGTGGCGCTTCTGGGCCATCGCCTGTCCACCCATACGCTGGATGAGGGGACGGATCATTTCGATCCCTCTACCTGCGCCATCACCACCATCGACACAGGCAACCCCGCCAACAACGTGATCCCCGCAAAGACGCGCATGACGGTAAACCTGCGGTTCAACGATCTGCATTCCGGCGACAGCCTCACCGCGTGGCTGCGGGAGGAGGCCGACCGCGTCGCCGAGGACACCGGCACAACGATCCGGATGACCACCAAACTCAGCGGCGAGTCGTTCCTGACGCCCCCCGGTGACCTCTCCGATCTGGTGGGCAAAGCCGTTCAGGCTGAAACGGGCCGCCAGCCCACCTTGTCGACCACCGGCGGCACATCCGATGCGCGCTTCGTGAAAAACCATTGCCCCGTCGTGGAATTCGGCCTCGTTGGCCACCGCATGCACCAGGTCGATGAACGCGTGCGGATCAGCGATATCGAGGACCTGAAGAGGGTCTATGGACGCGTGCTGACAGAGTACTTCGCGGGATAGTGTGGCATGCAAAGGCGTCGTGCGTGATTATTCGGCTCGACCAACGGGTCGGGCTGGATTGCCGACCACAACCGCGCCGGGACCAACATCCTTCGTGACGACGCTGCCCGCCCCGACGACTGCACCGGCCCCAATTGTAACACCGGCCAGAATGATCGCTCCCCCACCAATCCAGGCTTGCTTCCCGATGAAGACTGGACGGGCGATCTCCAACCCCTCGACGCTTCGCTTGATCGGGTCCTTATGGTGTTCGGCACAATAGATCTGCACGTTCGGCCCAAGCTGACACTGGTCGCTGATCGTCACCTTGGCGCAATCCAGGATTGTGCAACCTGCATTCAGAAAAACCTGCTCACCAAGCACGATATTGATGCCGTATGCACAGTGGAACGGTGCCTCAATGATTGCCGCACCAGTCCTGACAAGTTGCGCGAGTTTTGGTCCCATCGCACCTCGGGCATCCGGCGGCAGAGTATTGTGTTCATGCACCGCAGCACGCGCCTTAACACGAAGCGCTTCAAGCTCATCATCAAGGCATGTGTACCATTTGCCCGCGTCCATCTTCTGTCGTTCTGTTTTCATGACGTCTCCGGTTTGTCTCTAACGGGTGTCGCACAAGCGCTGCGGAAAATGTTTATCCTTGTTCTTTGGAGTCCGCCCTATGGAGCATACCTGAACAATTCGTCCATGACGCCCCCGCACCTGCGTGCTACCTCACCCCCCATGAGCAACATCCCTTCCAAAGAGCAGATCCTGCAATGGATCACCGACAACCCCGGCAAACGGTCCAAGCGCGATATCGCCAAGGCGTTTGGCATCAAGGGGGCGGCGCGGATTGATCTGAAGCGGATCCTCAGGGAGTTGCAGGAGGAGGGGCATCTGGAAAAGGTCGGGCGGACCTATCGCGACCCGGACAAACTGCCGCCGGTGACGATCCTGTCCGTGCAGGCGCCCGACGACAACGGCGATCTGTTTGCGCGGCCTCTGGAATGGCACGGCGAGGGGGTGGAGCCGCGCGTGCTGTACACGCCTCGGACGGCGGACCCGGCGGTGGGACAGGGCGACCGCATTCTGGCGAAGCTCTTTGCGGTGGAGGGCTCCGACGCAGAAGACCACCAATATACCGCCAAGCTGATCCGTAAGATCGGGACCAACCCGCGCAAGATCCTGGGGATTTTCCGCAAGGGGGCGGAGGGGGGCGTGATCACGCCGATCTCCAAAGGGTCCGACAAGGAATGGCAGGTGCGGGCCGGTGATACGCACGGGGCCAAGGATGGCGAATTGGTGGAGGGGGAGCTGGCCGGGCCCAAGGCGCGGATGGGGGCGCCGCGGGCCCGGATCACGACGCGCGTGGGCGATCCCGGGGCCGCGCGGGCCGTGTCGCTGATCGCGATCCATGAACATGGCATCCCCGACAGCTTCCCCAACAAGGTCGTGGCCGAGGCTGATGCGGCCAAACCCGCCGGCCTGACGGGGCGGGAGGATCTGCGCGATCTGCCCCTGATCACCATCGACCCGGCGGATGCGCGCGACCATGATGATGCCTGCTATGCCCATGCCGATGAGGACCCGGGCAACAAGGGCGGCCATGTCATCTGGGTCGCGATTGCGGATGTGGCCCATTACGTCACGCCCGACAGCGCGCTGGATCGCGAAGCGCGCAAGCGTGGCAACTCCACCTATTTCCCGGACCGTGTGGTGCCGATGCTGCCGGATCGGTTGTCGGGCGATCTTTGCTCGTTGCACGAGGGGGTGCCGAGGGCGGTGATCGCGGTGCGGATGGTGATTGACGCCAGGGGCGAGAAAATCGGCCACACGTTCCATCGCGGGCTGATGACATCTGTCGCTTCGCTGAGTTACGAGGAGGCGCAGGCGGCGCAGGAGGGCACGCTCTCCGAGCGCACCGCGCCCCTCATCGAGGGCTCAATTCGCCCTCTCTTCGCAGCTTATGACGCGTTGAAGATCGCACGGGCCAAGCGGCAACCGCTGGAGCTGGACCTGCCGGAGCGGCGGATTGAACTGGATGACGCGGGCAATGTCACCTCGGTGGCGTTCAAGGATCGCCTGGACGCGCACCGCCTGATTGAGGAATTCATGGTGCTGGCCAACGTTGCGGCGGCGGAGACGCTGATCGCCAAGCGAACCCCGCTGCTGTTCCGCGTCCATGAGGAGCCGTCGCCCGAGAAGCTGGAAGCCCTGCGGGAGGTGGCCGCCAGTGCGGGTCTGACGCTCGCCAAGGGGCAGGTGTTGCAGACCCGGCACCTGAATGCGCTGCTGAAGGCGGCGGGGGAGGATACGTCCGAGTTGATCTCCATCTCCACCCTGCGGTCGATGCAGCAGGCCTATTACAACCCCGAGAATTTCGGCCACTTTGGGCTTGCTTTGAAAAGCTATGCCCACTTCACGTCGCCGATCCGGCGCTACGCGGATCTGATCGTGCACCGGGCGCTGATTGCTGCCCATGGGTGGGGGCCCGACGCGAAAATAGACGGCCTGTCGCCCGATGAAATTGAACGGCTGGAAGATACGGCCAAGCTGATTTCGGGCACCGAACGGCGGTCCATGGTGGCGGAGCGGGACACGTCCGACCGCTATCTGGCCGCGTATCTCTCGGACCGGGTGGGGGCGGAATTTGGCGGGCGCATCTCGGGCATTGCGCGGTTCGGCGTGTTCGTGAAGCTGGATGAGACGGGGGCCGATGGCCTTTTGCCGATGCGCGCTTTGGGGCAGGAATATTTCCATTTCGATGCCGAGGCGCAGACGCTGATGGGCGCGGATACCGGCACGATGATCAGCATCGGCGACCGGGTGCTGGTGAAGCTGGCCGAGGCCGTGCCCGTGACCGGTGGCCTGATCCTGGAGCTTCTGGAGCATGATGGCAAAGCGCCGTCCCGTGGCTCCGGGCGCGGTGCGCGGAAGGGTGGGGGTCGTGGGCGCGGCAAGCCGCCTGCGCGGCGCAAGGTCAGCGCCTCCAAGGCACGCAAGACGAAGCTGCGCAAAAAGCAGGACCGCAGCAGACCCTAGGCGATGTCCTTCAACCAGATGTTTACCACTTCCGCAGGAGGGTGACCGGCAAAAGCCCGCCCAACATTTGCGGAAATGTGTTAGTCTTGCGCAATTCCGCTATAGTGTCGCGCTGTTGAGGATCATCGAACCTGTGCCCATGCCCGGTCTGAAATACCTGTCTTTTGCTGTGGTCACCGCCCTTGCCATGCCCGCGCTGGCGGATCCGCCGGCGGTGTCGCCGCTTCCTATGCCGCGCCCTGCGGACGGGGCGGTGACGGTGCTGGACGTCTCGGCGCCATCGCGTCGCAACGTCCTGATCGAGGTGATCGCGGAGGAGGCGATTGAAGTGGCCTCAGCCGATCTGGGCCTGTCCCTCACCGAGGACGAGGTGCTGGCCGACGAGGCTACAGCGGAGGGGGGCACAGCGGCGGAGGTGGAGATCAGTGCGCTGGCCTCCGAGACCTCTCCGCGCCCGGTGCCCCGTGCCGACGTGCCCGCGGATTTTGCCGAACGTGCCGCGCTTTTGCGTGCGGAGGCGGAAGCGGACGAGGCGGCCCGTCGCCCCCCACGCACCAGCGACCCGGAATTTCGCGCCTGGATCGCGGAGTTTGAAGCCCGCGCCCTGGCCGCCGGGATCTCGGCCGAGACATTTGCCCGTGCCTTCGACGGGTTGCAGCTCAATACCCGCGTGCTGGAGCGGGACCGCAACCAGGCCGAATTCTCCCGCGCGCTGTGGGATTATCTTGATACCGCCGTCTCGGCCACGCGCATCCGCAACGGGCGTGAGGCGCTGTCGGAATGGCGCACGACGCTGGGCCGGATTGAAGCGCAATATCAGGTGGAGGCAGAGGTCGTTGTCGCCGTCTGGGGCCTGGAAAGCGCTTACGGTGCGATGCGCGGCAGCGAAGGGATCGTGGAGGCGATGGCCTCGCTTGCCTTTGATGGGCGGCGACAGGATTTCTTTGAAGAGCAGTTGATCGCCGCGTTGCAGATCCTGGAGGCTGGCGATACCCGGGCGCGCAATATGACCGGGTCCTGGGCCGGGGCGATGGGGCACACGCAGTTCATGCCCACCAGTTATCTGGAATTTGCGCAGGATTTCGACGACGATGGCCGTCGCAATATCTGGAGCGATAATCCCGTCGATGCGCTGGCTTCCACCGCCCATTATCTGGTGGAACACGGGTGGGTCTATGGCCAGCCCTGGGGCATGGAAGTGCGCCTGCCCGAGGGGTTCGATTACCGCCTCGCCGGGGAGCAGGAGCGGATTGGCGCCGCGTTCTGGAATGCGATGGGGGTGCGGCTGGTGAATGGCGATCCGTTGCCCGACCATGGGCCTGCGTCGATCCTGCTGCCTGCGGGCGCGGAGGGTGTCGCGCTGGTGGTTCACAGCAATTTCCGGGTGATCGAGCGGTATAATCCGGCGGATGCCTACGTGATTGCCATCGGACATCTGAGTGACCGGATCAATGGCGGCCCGGGGTTCGAGGCGGGATGGCCGCGCGGGGACCGGGCGCTGACCTTTGCCGAGCGCGAGGAGTTGCAGCGCCTGTTGCGGGCCGTGGGGCATTACGATGAGCGGATCGACGGGATCGTGGGACCGATCACGATTGCGTCCGTGCGCAGCTACCAGGAGGCGATTGGCGTGACGCCGGACGGCTACGCCTCGGTCTCGATCCTGCAACGGTTGCGGGACGGGTGACAGGGATTGCGCCGCTCGCGCGTCGCCCGGCCCCTCCTCCGCACGATGTGCGTCCTCGGGGCTATGCCGGGGTGACCGCCGCGCCGATGGTCAGCAGGCCCGGCGTGATCACCCGCGCGCACCATCCCCCATGGCCGCGCATGGCGGTGTAGCCGCCGGGACCGAGGGCGGCCTCCATCCGGGAACAGGGCGCGCAGGGGATGGTGAGTTCAATCACGGCGTCGCCGATACGGATCTGTTTGCCGCGCAAGGCCTGGAGGTTGAGTTTCGAGACTACGAGGTTGCGTCGCAACACATGCGGCTCAAGCGCGGGTCGCCCCGCGATGGCGGCGATCACC from Jannaschia sp. CCS1 includes:
- a CDS encoding Hint domain-containing protein, whose translation is MSWQAIWNEGRAFRSPPVVQTAPLRALTLWLELIVPRRPAPRRGRGVVRDIPLRLWQGAAGGDRAISLYLIPDGSVRLLHGEIDLCTEPGTLRPGETLGVRYIACAKGRDDVFEVTNFDQDRVQILRSGLAIQSTLGDALPRSDGFLSIAHVAAVAASAMSATDLPGIEGRALIATVDGARAIETLRPGDELLDSQGTPHPLRWIEARPRLCLGRTAPIRLRAPYFGLRRDLVVTPQTRLLQTGPIVDYLCGTDAVLASAADLATGRAVVRDRTKPMRIFYHLMLDDPACLLVENCPMETAHLGDVMALGGRQISQAACPVLSDVTPSLPLLDRAAARALVTAHARAA
- a CDS encoding choice-of-anchor L domain-containing protein; this translates as MPTGNELPINEGASALQMANTIFGPGVTVNTASYTGWSQSSGIYTNGDSVAPGVTPSDTGVILSTGRASHITQSNGDPNRSDSTSTNTPGPSNDPDFNAIAGFVGSNDASFLEVNFTPTTDVLTMQFTFASEEYPEYTGSVFNDIFGVWVNGALVASPVVNVTQINSVNQSENATLFNNNTDDDYNTEMDGFTVTLTLVMPVNINQPNDIKIGVADVADSAYDSNVLIAAGSIQGEFVAESDSITHLEGLTSVLDVLANDPTSGGIAFITHINGVEVNPGDSVTLSDGTIVTLLPSGELQIDPPATQTGLTSSETIHFTYTVDNGSGITDTAFVTVTAIPCFARGTMILTAHGEKPVETLVPGDRIATRDNGLQEIRWIGTRKVAAEGRFAPIAIEAGTFGMHRRLVVSPQHRVMLTHWMAEVMFGEDEVLVAAKDLVNDCSVRVLGPGDFDDGEVEYFHLLFDQHQIIFSDGLATESFLPGPTVMNDLDAAVQEEVLALFPDIDPDTKDGYGPAARLPLRAFEARAMLA
- the dapE gene encoding succinyl-diaminopimelate desuccinylase; translated protein: MSQIPTHAPVDPVALTADLIRCNSVTPLEGGALVLLEALLSDAGFDCTRVDRGGIANLYARWGTRGNGKAFGFNGHTDVVPVGDEAAWTHPPFGAEVDGDWMYGRGATDMKSGVAAFAAAAIDFVRDTPPDGAIVLAITGDEEGESTDGTIALLDWMEEVGERIDVCIVGEPTCPEQMGDMMKIGRRGALTAFFEVIGKQGHSAYLHKVINPMPAVALLGHRLSTHTLDEGTDHFDPSTCAITTIDTGNPANNVIPAKTRMTVNLRFNDLHSGDSLTAWLREEADRVAEDTGTTIRMTTKLSGESFLTPPGDLSDLVGKAVQAETGRQPTLSTTGGTSDARFVKNHCPVVEFGLVGHRMHQVDERVRISDIEDLKRVYGRVLTEYFAG
- a CDS encoding sugar O-acetyltransferase, which encodes MKTERQKMDAGKWYTCLDDELEALRVKARAAVHEHNTLPPDARGAMGPKLAQLVRTGAAIIEAPFHCAYGINIVLGEQVFLNAGCTILDCAKVTISDQCQLGPNVQIYCAEHHKDPIKRSVEGLEIARPVFIGKQAWIGGGAIILAGVTIGAGAVVGAGSVVTKDVGPGAVVVGNPARPVGRAE
- the rnr gene encoding ribonuclease R, which translates into the protein MSNIPSKEQILQWITDNPGKRSKRDIAKAFGIKGAARIDLKRILRELQEEGHLEKVGRTYRDPDKLPPVTILSVQAPDDNGDLFARPLEWHGEGVEPRVLYTPRTADPAVGQGDRILAKLFAVEGSDAEDHQYTAKLIRKIGTNPRKILGIFRKGAEGGVITPISKGSDKEWQVRAGDTHGAKDGELVEGELAGPKARMGAPRARITTRVGDPGAARAVSLIAIHEHGIPDSFPNKVVAEADAAKPAGLTGREDLRDLPLITIDPADARDHDDACYAHADEDPGNKGGHVIWVAIADVAHYVTPDSALDREARKRGNSTYFPDRVVPMLPDRLSGDLCSLHEGVPRAVIAVRMVIDARGEKIGHTFHRGLMTSVASLSYEEAQAAQEGTLSERTAPLIEGSIRPLFAAYDALKIARAKRQPLELDLPERRIELDDAGNVTSVAFKDRLDAHRLIEEFMVLANVAAAETLIAKRTPLLFRVHEEPSPEKLEALREVAASAGLTLAKGQVLQTRHLNALLKAAGEDTSELISISTLRSMQQAYYNPENFGHFGLALKSYAHFTSPIRRYADLIVHRALIAAHGWGPDAKIDGLSPDEIERLEDTAKLISGTERRSMVAERDTSDRYLAAYLSDRVGAEFGGRISGIARFGVFVKLDETGADGLLPMRALGQEYFHFDAEAQTLMGADTGTMISIGDRVLVKLAEAVPVTGGLILELLEHDGKAPSRGSGRGARKGGGRGRGKPPARRKVSASKARKTKLRKKQDRSRP
- a CDS encoding lytic murein transglycosylase, which encodes MPGLKYLSFAVVTALAMPALADPPAVSPLPMPRPADGAVTVLDVSAPSRRNVLIEVIAEEAIEVASADLGLSLTEDEVLADEATAEGGTAAEVEISALASETSPRPVPRADVPADFAERAALLRAEAEADEAARRPPRTSDPEFRAWIAEFEARALAAGISAETFARAFDGLQLNTRVLERDRNQAEFSRALWDYLDTAVSATRIRNGREALSEWRTTLGRIEAQYQVEAEVVVAVWGLESAYGAMRGSEGIVEAMASLAFDGRRQDFFEEQLIAALQILEAGDTRARNMTGSWAGAMGHTQFMPTSYLEFAQDFDDDGRRNIWSDNPVDALASTAHYLVEHGWVYGQPWGMEVRLPEGFDYRLAGEQERIGAAFWNAMGVRLVNGDPLPDHGPASILLPAGAEGVALVVHSNFRVIERYNPADAYVIAIGHLSDRINGGPGFEAGWPRGDRALTFAEREELQRLLRAVGHYDERIDGIVGPITIASVRSYQEAIGVTPDGYASVSILQRLRDG
- a CDS encoding MOSC domain-containing protein; the encoded protein is METLATLTARHAQDGRLDWIGLRPKRLADIDAVASARLSADGLEGDHARPGKRTLTLIQAEHLPVIAAIAGRPALEPHVLRRNLVVSKLNLQALRGKQIRIGDAVIELTIPCAPCSRMEAALGPGGYTAMRGHGGWCARVITPGLLTIGAAVTPA